The segment ttacataggtctcaccagccacatgaggaggcataaaaccccagtgcatagccctcagccccctggatgacaaagtggtcatcatcgaaccaggatggacgaactatagatAGATACCCAACTGGGTGTTGAACCCTTTTACCAGTAAACAGACCCACTAGCAATATCCATAAATAAGGAACCTAAACCAATGTTTAATCAAAGATACCACAAATTCTGCATTACCACTCTTAATACTGTAAAGAAGTTCACATCTAATTGTTTGATACAACATGGATTTATTGCTGTAATGAACCTCATCACAAATGAAAGAAATTGACTTGAAATTTGCGCTCTTTAAGCCGGGCAAAAATACACTAAAAAAATCTCATGAACCTCAtccaagtaatttttttttcaattttgattTCAACAGAAATTATAATCTCAATAAACACTCCTTCAACAAAAtgctgtttgtttgcttttagATTTTTTACTAACATAACAGGCATTTATGTAGCTATTTCATTTAGGGGTCCATGGGCTAGTTTTGAGTATATAAAGGGGCCCCTAGGCCAaaacagtttgagaacctctgcaaCATTTTATACATACAGAGGCGACATTGTCTCAAGTTTAatgaattgaaaataaaaaatttaccaTTCTGGATGTGTTTGTCTGGCTTTTAATGTGTTGGTTGGACCAATGAGTTCTCGCCAGTAAGATATAGCTTGATCCCTGGCAATCATCAAAGTGATGATTGGTCCACTACTCATGTAGGCAACAAGACTTGGGAAAAACAATTTTCCGTAATGTTCTGCGTAAAAGTCACTGGCTTGCTCTGGTGTAAGATGCACTCTTCTTTTCTAaagttaaataattatatttcaatGAGTGAACTATTTCATTATGGACAAAGGGAGATTGAAAGGATTAGCAAGAgtacaaagaaataaattataagTTGTACCCCTTTCAAGCCAtgcaatcttatcttatcttataaaaacaGAGGTTACTtctaaaagaagatgattacatcctacgtcTCATAGTCAGTAGCAtattggaatgggttgcctgagtcagctagAAAAATCAAAAACTTAGCAGAGTCTctaacatcttatcttataaaatgcagatgttacataaaaaaaagatgtttacatCCTACGTAACATGCACAAACAGATTAACACATGAATGTGATTAGaacatagatctaattatcttcttttttgaacaCAAGGTCTataattaaaagataagattcaAAGGCCACTTAAAACTATAAGATATAGTAATTCAATTAGTGTATTTCACTGTTTTGAAGTTCTAATTACTTTTTAATACATTCTAGTGAGGGCATTAGAAGAAGTGCTATCAGAAGGCAGTTGTCACTAGAGTAGGTAGAATTAAAATTactcaataaacaaaatattgcaCCATACAATTAATCAACTATGgagtctatttttatttaaatacactttatgaatttgacaaaaatatttattcctATAACTTAATCccagaaatgaaaaataaaaaaatcattataggCTTACACTAACTAACATttcataaaattaatattttaatttaaataaaggatttgccaaattgcattagttcaggaacaaaagtcattatttgcagatgattgcataatatatagaacaataaaaaacaacacaacatacagaaattttacaaagagacttagatgaattacagaaatgggaatcaaattggagcatgtctttctaggcagaaaaatgtcagttattaagagtaacaaaaaaaaccccactaaATTCCaccttatcttattcatggtaaaccagtaacacagactaaaaatcaaaatacttagtgtaataataaatgaaaaactgtcatggaatcccaatattgatgaaactatcaaaaaatcaaacaaagcattgggttgattagaagaaatttctataaatcaaataagaacataaaactaaaatgctatttaaccttggttaggccaataatagaatatgcatcctctgtttgggacccctcaactcaagaaactggaacagacacaaaatagagcagtgagattcataacaaatgaatattcacatttgactagagtaacacctttagtaaaatcactaaatttagaaagtcttcaggatagaaaactcaaaattaaagtagcaattatacatgaaacactgaaccataatcttcaaatacaaaaacaaaatctaattaaatactctgaaagacacaaggataattaagggcacattcctcattccatatgccaggacaaatttgtacaaatgctccttcttccctagtgctataagagcatggaatgggttgcctgagcttgccaggaaaaccagtaacttaaattagcagaatttaggtaattggtcaatatgcatgactaaatgcattacgcgtaggatgtaagcatcttctttttttgaagtaacgtctgtattatataagatagataaaaaatattattttcctttttagtCTTATAAACAATACCCTACATAACCAGGCTGTAAGGAGTCATAAATAGGCATTTTTAAGAGTaggtctagattgactagatctagtatttagaaTTTTAGACTTTAGTGTGTTAGATGATAGtggtaaacatttatttttatgtatgaTAAACAGAtctgaataaataataataacaaatattggATATCCAATTCACTTACCAAggttttagatctagttctagagatctagatataaaagtATTAGAGTTCTATTCCTTAACTAACCTGCAAAACAGCGAATCCAGATCTCAGAATTATGTCTTCTATTTCGTCTGCTTTATGCAGAGCATCTGGTTTTATTATTGCAAGAGTTCTTTCAACATAAATATGAGGTGCTTCCATAGTAACCTGTTCATCTGCTCCGCTtggcatttttgtttgttaggaGTTTAACtatttagatatagatttatatactaTACAATTAGGAAAATTTAGAAAAGACTCAAGTGATCAAGCTTCACGCTGTTGCTTAGAGATAGATATTGTATGTTTAGATCACGCGCGATCTCGTTTCTCAAGTCCCTATATTCACAGCAACGAGAATGTTTAAAAGATGGCGGCCTAGTTTGCAGACAACTCTAGACTTGAACATTATCTCCATTCCATCAAATATGAAActactttattttctttaaataaactaGAGCATATACCCAGTCATCGTAACAAGAGAtggtaatttagatctagtttcaaTATTATCTTAACTAGGTTCTAAATTGATTTATCCGAACGAATTGTTACTAATAAACCCTATCATCTATGAGTTGAAGTTGAGTAGTATCAACTATCATAATCATACTTTTCTGAAACTTTCATAGTAGTATGAGAATGAATACGATAAGCAATGTGAATGTCACAATCATTCACAATGATGAATGATCATAATCATATCATATATGAGTATGACCTGTATGATCATGATGATTGTTACTCAAAACTGTAGTCAGCGTAGACTGTAGTCTTAGTCTGTATCAGTGTATGGATTGAATAGTATTAAGTATGATTACTATgataataatcataatgatcATGATACTATCAATATCAAGTATCaataattcatttttattgTGGTGTGGTATAGGCCggtctaaataataataattgtaattatttagatctagaggtcTAGTACTTttttagtagatctatctatatgtctatagacaaaaaaatctagataaattatatcttatcttatatgatacagacacagatgttacttcaaaaaagaagatgataacatcctccgcgtcatgcatttagttatgcatattaaccaatgacctaattcctaaactccgccaagtcactggttttcctggctagctcaggcaactcatttcatgctctaatagcactagggaagaaggagcttttgtacaaatttgtcccagcatatggaacgagaaatgtacctttatagaactagatttagaGTTTAGGACAAGACCTAAGTGATTCTAAGTATAACAGTATAAATCATAAGTCACATAAGtaaaattctagtctagatttcaTTAGTTTCATTAGTAATATACACAGATCTACTATTCtcgttatctagatctagacatcctGTTTACATTATGATTATCATAATCATATGATTTTTTGAGTTAAGACTATGATTTTACTCTAGAGATCTATAAAGATCTGCATGAAACTAGAAAGTATATGTGCTTCATCAGCCAGTTAATCTAGATGTATTACAGGAATCTCTGACTGAAAAGGTGAAAAAGATTGTATGGAAGGCTGGTCTGgtcatagatctaataattgaTCTAGATCTTGGACTATGCCTTTCAAAATCATTCTTATTAAGTCTCAGAATGTgacaacaagaaaatattttgggACTTGTGAAATTTACaattgtggagtgtcaccagagaatgggACCATGTCCTTTCAAAACTGAATTCTCCATTGAGAGGCTTGAACAAGGCATTTGCCctaaaataaaactatatagaatagaaaagaaaactagatctatatggagagctgcctgatctggaaactcAGATATTGGAATATCCGAACCCTCAAACATTATAAATGACAACGCtcaagaagaaaagaaagccTTAAGTTAATCTTCTGGATTTGGATATCATTTTACTAAATGTGAAGTGTTTTATAAGTTATATGTTTGAAAATGATGTATTATTATAATGATTGTTTTTATACATAGAGAAAAGTAGCTGCTACCCACACGCTGTAAATTGTTTGTAGCTACAACTGTTGTTAGTAAATATTCAGTTTTATAGGACTagaaccaatttttttttttttttttttataaatgtaatatGAAATTGTAAAACATCTTTAAAGAAACtgacaaaagagtttttaagACCTATTTTCTTTGTTGCATTTTAGTGTACATTGGTCTTAGTTTTCCAGCCTTAAAATAGGCTGCTTAGCTATTGACCAAATCAGCTTTAGACTGCATATCTCTTTAtgaaataataacattaaaacttaaaatattttttgtttctttccagggaacaagaaagaaaatgtCTAGTGAGTATTGATTTACTAATTAAATGTTGTGCACTTTAAATAGCAATTAGAATGAATAGCAATCAACATTTCAGCTCAACCGTGAGTTTTTACACAGTTTTTTATTTGCTTATATTTCAGAAAATGACATATTGGATGATCTTCTTGATAACAGCCTGCTGTCTGATGGTAAGTGAAGTCTTAGGTTTTTATTTGCGTAAAAGTACAGTTGTGAAAGAATATATTGTTTATGACTTTGCTTTACCTACATGAAGACACAAGACACTGAGCCAAAAAGGATGAGCATGGTGCTCCATCCAGAAACTTAAGTAAGGTAATTTGTTTATACATACTGAAACAGATATAAGTGCTGTGGCTAATTGGTAAAGAGgggttagaatcctggtgaagactgagattattaattttgggatctttaggacacctctgagtctacccagctctaatgggtacctgactttagttggggaaaaataaaggtggttggccattgtgctggccacatgacagcccCATTAACTGTAgttcacagaaacagatgactttttcaTCATATGCCACATaaactgaaaggggaactttacattttttctttatactaaaatatattctttcaatacagatgttaaaaaacacaagaaatacCAAGCTCATTGCAATTATTCCAGTCATtctacataattaatctttagaTGTTATTGTGATCATCCCTTTCACACATAAATCTGTCAGTCATTACTACTGCTCACCTTCATCACCTTCAATTATCCCTGAGTCTGTTTGGGCAttacacatgatctgttgaccatctttctccattcctctctatctcttgccTTGGACAGAATCTCCATCAATGGTGTTCCTTTACGTTGTCTTCtaattgctttctctgtctgcctcttcttcttttacctggtactgttcccttacAACTGTTACAACAGTTAAATCTTGTGGTAATAAAAATGACCTAAATCCAAATCTACATACATCAAAAAATACTAATATTCTACTTAAATAAAGATGAGAAAATTTGGCTCAAAACATGAAGAGGAAGTTAAaacgtatttaattttaatggaACTTAAATATGTTATTTACTAATATTAACTAGTAAGTTAAGTGTTTCATTTGATATTACTTACATTTGTATACTATTATCTTTTACAGATTCTCCTCGGCGTCCTAAACCTGGAGTAAGTACTTTTTATTTGACAATGTGACATTGAAACAATAACTTCTGCTCAAGTGAGGATTGTCTGCATGAATTAATATACATTTCAATAGTCAAATATATTAATGATCTGATCTCAGGTTATCTAGTACTTCTCTTCACCATCACATGACTGTATGTCTTAGTCACTTCACACGTTTAAATACACACTTACTCATGATTTCTACTTATTTAGAACAATAGAAAATATTCTGTTATACTCTGTGATTTTTGCAATCCTCTTGATTTCTGTCCAATTTTACCCCATAGAATTGTTCATGTCCCTAGAAATCACGCAACTTTAAATCTAAAAAGTGGTCCCCAAATGCAGACATAAAGTTCCTTTATTCATACACTGCCCATTGCAAATGTGTTTCTAGAAAATAGACTCTAGAGCACACAGTCCAAGAATGTTATACCCACAATTTTGAGATTCTTAAAGGCAGACAACTCAGATCTATCCACCAAGTTATAGGATCTCAATAAAGACTGAAAAGGATAGCTGATTTTttatactttctctctctccctttccacCATCTGTTATTAGTTCTTCCTATTTTCATGAATCTGATCAGTTTATTATTGTAGTAGATCTGGTCATACTAATAGCCAGTTTCCTGAATGTTCTGTTGATAGATAATTGTTGTCaactaaatgaaaagaaattaaacttaaatatttaaaacttaaTCTACAAAATTTATTTCCAGTTAACAGGCAAGCCACAGGCGGTAAAACCAACTAAACCTGGGTATGTTGAATAAAACATAtacacatatgtatatattgagTTAAAACTGTAGTGTTGATAAGGATTGGGGTATCATGCGTGTGTAATCATCTGACACAGATAACAGCTGGGCAAGTGGTCAACTGTGACAAGTGGCAATGCTTCAGGAAAGATCTCGTTGTTAACACTACTCGTTCCCGTCATGTGATTATCCAGAAGGAACGGGAAATGTTCTGTTGCTTTTAAGAAGGATTTCGGGGACACTATGTAAAGAGCAAAGGTGTCAGTCAAGTCACTTGACATTGGACAAAAGGATTGGCCATTAGAGTTTGttacaacagtacagagtttatacAGCAGTATGGTTATCCTTTGTGGAAAATGTATACATTCAGTTTATCTTGTTGCCAATCATACACTATTGACTGTTAATTTATTAGTCATTTAACCATCACATTTATTTGGGAGCACAGGTTGTCGAGTTCTTTGAGTCAGTTGTGACATTGTGTGCCGTATTGCAGAGAGTCTGGACAGAGAAAGTCGTTACAATATACATACGTATTCATTAACATCTTTTGTTTGATCTTAAAGTTGTATATGTGTAGTCTCTTCCATATATGAACCTCCTTAAGGCAAAAGGTTTTATAACTCTTTAAATGATGCcaacttttatatatttatatttcacatACAATTATAACAGTTCCCACTAATTGGTGCTTGTCTTTGTCTTGTTTCTAGTGAGAAAGATGACTTTTACAGTTCACTGGCAGCCATGGCAACTAGTGATGCAGAGTCGGATAAATCTGAAGTGGATATGGATAAGCTGGTGCATTCTCTTGGGGTAATGCATACTATGATTTAAGAAGATGACATACTAAACTTGTTTCCTCTTTTATCAGCTTGCTTTAAAGTTTTAGTGGCATATGAAATATCAAAGATGATTGTGTCAAGGCATAAACCTCATGCAGGACAGCAGAAGAGTGCAGCAGGCAGGATTTGAACTTGGCACTATCGTAATGAAAGTTTGATGTGCTTACCACATGACCAATCTGCAAaataatatgtttttgtttttattcattttgtttagcttgaatttgggggggggggggtaatggaGGTAAcctaaaaaaacataattaatttttagcaagcctttaagtaaaaaaataattgaaattacatgatttaattaaaaaaatagaagtcaatacactttttaaatatataaaaaaattattaataaaaaacattcataattaatttttcaatTTAGAAATGATTTTAACTGATTTTGAAGATCATCATAAATGGCCATTAATAAAATTTCAGTAGTTTTATTTCCATTATATTTTATAGACAGAACAGTTTTATTCTACAAGACTTACTATTTATGAGTAGCAACAGTAGCTTTCTAGTTGTTCCATTTTCTAACAATCGATTCAAGTTTATCATAGTTGGTGCTTTTTGTTGATTCATCTATTCTTCTCTCAGGGTCTAGACGACATGGATGCCGATCTGTTTGGagacaaactaaacaagaaaaGCAATGCAAACAAAACACCAGGCAAGCCGACCACACCTCGACGTGTTGGCCCTAAAGCTGTAGGGAACAAATCTCCCACTCGGGTTCAGGTAGTCTTGTGTTGTTTGTGTATTCACACTTAGTGTACGTTTactgttagcgaaaaggccttgtcTTTTaccacgctcacatctgcagtattttaagtttcaatatcactgcctggtatggcaatctgaaccttaaaaataacaataaactgCAGATAATCATAAATGCTGCTAGCAAAGTCATTGGTAGCTGTTACAGCTGTCTAATATTTAATTGACTAGAAAGTACACTAGTGTCTTACTAGCCAACTAGGTGTATTTCGGGTTCAGCTGtacatataaaatacaatagctTGGTCATCACgaacatattttattatttctcaaCGCATATCAAACACTGGTCTCTGTCCTTATCTAAAAactaacacacttccggtcattcgcgcatacgttccaacaaataaatataatatataagtaaaaataGTACACACAGTCATCCATGACAGAAGCAAACAAGCTCCATTCGGACAACTGTTAGAGATTAACATTTGTAATAAGGCTaggaagatttaaaaaattaaaaaacgcCCTCTGGGCCAGGATTTTGAGATTTTACTGTCACTTTGAGATAGAAGATACggtttacaaaaacaaacagacacaaaactcaatttttttccctggcaatcaaatcattaaatagaattGATCTATCTGATGTAAACATTTCATGTTACATTTGAGTGAAACTagtgtaaatgtatattttgtttctacagTTATAATGGATTTTGTAATGCacatattgtaagacaaatttcctcgtggataataaagattataatactattattattatgtgttcacattttgctttttcttcTGTCTGACTTAGGCTCAACTTTTTCTGTAGGATTAGTGAGGGTGTGTATGCCACCTGCATGAGTGATAACTTTTGGTTGCTAGTATAATATTCTACTTCCATGCtaagaaagtttttttgtttgttttggcaAATGAGATCTAGTCATTGAAGTATGTTGGAGTGGCTAAGGGACCTTTGGGAGTACCTATTGACAGTGCTGATAGGGGAAAAACTGGCTTAACATTTAGGAAACAAAATGTGGATTGTTGAAGTTGTTAGAATAATGAACATGCATTAAAGTCCATCACCTGTTATCAAAATGTACCAAGAGATGAGGCAGATGTACTGCTGACAAAGCTACAAATAACTTTGGTGGTCTTCATTGTAACTAAGCACAAATGATCATTTTACCATTCTAAGCCAAAAATCCAGCTTTGAAAAATATACACGACATTGGTTTGATCTATTGCACATTGTCGCTCTCTGTGTTTTCTGAAAGTAACTCAGAGCTTTAATTCTTAATCCCAGTCCTATCTTTTGATATCATTggaatcaatttttttcttttaagttgatatttgttttaaatattaacattgttttaattagactcttattataataataaataaagaacAATTCATGTTTTGGTAATTGTAATTACTTTCCAATAGTCAATCATAAATAGACAATGACTTTGTCAGTGTCAGATGTGATAAAGTATGTAGGTCACTTGTTGTTCTGCATAGTTACTTGAAACACTGCACTTTTCCTTCGTCTAACTTTAAGACAATGATTTCTTACACTTTAGTCCCCCACCAGAAGTGACCCCTACACCAGCCCACCTGAAAGTGCCAGAAGCCTTAAAAGAAAACCAGTGAAGCCGCCCCCATCTTCAGCCACACAGCAGCCCAGCAACACCTCCCTCCCCCAGACACAGGTAGAGCACAAACCTGGGacagctccaggaaaaatgaCGGGTAGGTTTTAGCTTTGATTTTGCTTTTGAAACCTTTGATTGACAAACTTCAACCAGACATTTGCttcattgacttagatcttgaGACCTTTCTTAActttgttttgcttattttaCCTGGACCGCTTTGgagtttgactttttttttttctcaattaatgtaaatattttaaatcacaATGATTAAAAcgatttgtttaaaaacattcttcataaataataaaattggcattgtaaaaagaaaatcaaagacaaaaaaaaaagtctgtatcATTATGTTCTGTGTCTCCAGATCTGAGTGCTGCCAGTGAAAGTCTAAAGCCTGGACAAAAAACTGTGCAAAGGCCAGAAACTGCCccaaagctaaaaaataaatttgatttaGGTGAGATAATTACTATTCATTTATAAAGGGAAACATTGGGATATAATGTAATGCCAAAAAATCACCTTTTTACTCCCCATGTCCCTTGTAACAAATAGTAACAAGACTGGATAACAAATttttacccccctccccccctttagTATTTACATAATATCTAAATGTTCCCAATTATGTATTTTTTG is part of the Biomphalaria glabrata chromosome 2, xgBioGlab47.1, whole genome shotgun sequence genome and harbors:
- the LOC106057913 gene encoding nucleoside diphosphate kinase homolog 5-like, which translates into the protein MPSGADEQVTMEAPHIYVERTLAIIKPDALHKADEIEDIILRSGFAVLQKRRVHLTPEQASDFYAEHYGKLFFPSLVAYMSSGPIITLMIARDQAISYWRELIGPTNTLKARQTHPECLRAIYGTDDQRNALHGSDSFSSAQREIRFFFPDSIVEPVATGQAAKDYLSKVVNPTLLKGLTDLAKKKPEDPVLWLADWLLENNPNKPRVRNPIIEYPD